In Bacillota bacterium, the following are encoded in one genomic region:
- the rpsM gene encoding 30S ribosomal protein S13: protein MARIAGVDLPRDKRVAVALSYIYGIGISRAADILSHTGVSPETRVKDLTEDELGRLREFIDKNYNVEGDLRREVALNIKRLVEIGCYRGIRHRRGLPVRGQKTKNNARTRKGPRKTVGIRRKK from the coding sequence TTGGCCAGAATTGCAGGTGTAGACTTACCGCGTGACAAACGAGTAGCAGTTGCGCTGAGCTATATTTACGGAATCGGTATAAGCAGAGCGGCAGATATCCTGTCACATACCGGGGTTAGTCCCGAAACCAGGGTAAAAGATTTAACCGAGGATGAGCTCGGACGGCTGCGTGAATTTATCGATAAAAACTATAACGTCGAAGGTGACTTGCGTCGTGAGGTGGCTCTTAACATCAAACGACTGGTCGAAATTGGCTGCTACCGCGGAATCAGGCACAGACGTGGTCTGCCGGTTCGGGGACAAAAAACGAAGAATAATGCCCGGACTCGCAAAGGCCCGCGCAAAACAGTCGGTATCCGCCGTAAGAAATAG
- the rpsK gene encoding 30S ribosomal protein S11 → MVKKKTTRTKRRERKNIERGVAHIKSTFNNTFISITDVDGNSISWSSAGNVGFKGSRKSTPFAAQLAAEAAAKVAMEHGMRQVEVFVKGPGAGREAAIRSLQAAGLEVNAIKDVTPIPHNGCRPPKRRRV, encoded by the coding sequence TTGGTTAAGAAAAAAACTACCCGCACCAAACGTCGTGAAAGAAAAAATATTGAACGCGGGGTTGCTCATATTAAATCAACCTTTAACAATACATTTATCAGTATAACCGATGTGGACGGAAACAGCATTTCCTGGTCCAGCGCCGGAAATGTGGGATTCAAGGGCTCGCGTAAATCAACTCCTTTTGCCGCTCAGCTCGCTGCCGAAGCTGCTGCCAAGGTAGCCATGGAACACGGCATGAGACAGGTAGAAGTATTTGTAAAAGGGCCGGGAGCCGGTCGTGAAGCGGCTATTCGTTCACTTCAGGCTGCAGGACTCGAAGTTAATGCTATTAAAGATGTAACTCCGATTCCGCATAACGGTTGCCGTCCGCCTAAAAGGCGGCGAGTTTAG
- the rpsD gene encoding 30S ribosomal protein S4, with protein sequence MGRHTGAVCRLCRREKDKLYLKGDRCYSDKCGVVRHAYPPGEHGQGRQKFSEYGQQLREKQKARRIYGVMERQFRRYFKEADRRRGVTGEILLQLLESRLDNIVYRLGLARSRSEARQLINHGHFQVNGRKVDIPSYLTRVGDVIAVRDKCKNKPVFKLIAEARDQQGTVDWLEVDHEKLEGRIIRIPQRDEIDVPLTEHLIVELYSR encoded by the coding sequence ATGGGACGCCATACAGGAGCAGTTTGTCGTTTATGCCGCAGAGAAAAAGATAAACTTTATTTAAAAGGGGATCGCTGCTATTCTGATAAATGCGGGGTGGTGCGTCACGCATACCCACCGGGAGAACACGGTCAGGGCCGTCAAAAGTTTTCTGAGTACGGCCAGCAGCTGCGTGAAAAGCAAAAGGCCCGCCGTATATATGGAGTTATGGAAAGGCAGTTCCGCCGTTACTTTAAGGAAGCCGATCGCCGCAGAGGTGTTACCGGTGAAATTTTACTGCAGCTTTTGGAAAGCCGCCTGGATAACATAGTTTACCGTTTAGGCCTGGCCAGGTCACGTTCTGAAGCGAGGCAGCTGATCAATCACGGTCACTTCCAGGTTAATGGTCGTAAGGTCGACATACCTTCATACCTAACGAGGGTAGGAGATGTTATTGCCGTTCGGGATAAATGCAAAAATAAGCCAGTTTTCAAACTGATTGCTGAGGCAAGGGATCAGCAGGGAACCGTGGACTGGTTGGAAGTGGATCATGAAAAACTGGAAGGTCGGATTATCAGGATTCCACAGCGCGATGAGATAGATGTTCCTTTAACAGAGCACTTAATCGTCGAACTTTATTCCCGTTAA
- a CDS encoding DNA-directed RNA polymerase subunit alpha: MIEIEKPKIEFVEKSDQNNYGRFVVEPLERGYGTTLGNALRRILLSSLPGAAITNVKFDGALHEFSNLPGVLEDTIEIILNLKAVSLKIHSDEPQTLVIDTDKAGAVRAQDINAPSDVDILNGEHHICTLEENARLYIEMTAQNGRGYVPAERNKMAQQPIGVIPVDSMFSPIRKINYQVENTRVGQITDYDKLTLEVWTDGSIRPDEAISLAAKILNTHISLFVNLTEQVDDVEIASDRQEEDRERKLDMTIEELDLSVRSYNCLKRAGINTVGELVRKTEDEMMKVRNLGKKSLEEVEQKLEELGFAFNKSGE, from the coding sequence ATGATTGAAATTGAAAAGCCGAAAATTGAATTTGTTGAGAAGAGTGATCAGAATAATTACGGCCGTTTTGTTGTGGAACCTTTGGAGAGAGGCTATGGAACAACACTGGGCAATGCGCTGCGCAGAATCTTGCTCTCATCGCTACCCGGAGCGGCCATAACCAATGTGAAATTTGACGGAGCATTACACGAATTCTCGAATTTACCGGGAGTTTTGGAAGACACCATTGAGATAATCTTAAACCTGAAAGCAGTTTCGCTGAAGATACACTCTGATGAACCGCAAACTCTGGTTATCGATACCGATAAAGCAGGAGCGGTTCGCGCACAGGATATCAATGCCCCTTCAGATGTTGATATCTTAAATGGTGAACATCACATCTGTACCCTTGAGGAAAATGCCAGGTTATACATTGAGATGACTGCGCAAAACGGAAGGGGATATGTTCCGGCTGAACGTAATAAGATGGCACAACAGCCGATTGGTGTAATTCCTGTTGATTCGATGTTTTCGCCAATTCGAAAAATTAATTACCAGGTTGAGAATACTCGTGTTGGTCAGATAACAGACTATGATAAGTTAACCCTTGAGGTTTGGACTGATGGGAGTATTCGGCCTGATGAAGCGATCAGCCTTGCTGCAAAAATACTGAATACCCATATCTCCCTGTTTGTTAACCTTACAGAACAGGTTGATGATGTTGAGATTGCCTCTGATCGTCAGGAAGAAGATCGCGAACGTAAGCTTGACATGACTATTGAGGAGCTTGATCTTTCTGTGCGTTCGTACAATTGTCTGAAGAGGGCCGGAATAAATACCGTTGGCGAACTGGTGCGGAAGACAGAAGATGAAATGATGAAAGTACGCAACCTGGGTAAAAAGTCGCTTGAGGAAGTGGAGCAAAAGCTTGAAGAATTGGGCTTTGCTTTTAACAAGAGCGGAGAGTAG
- the rplQ gene encoding 50S ribosomal protein L17, which translates to MPYQKLSRKSGPRRALLRGLVTSFLRSGRIETTAAKANAIRPLAEKMITLGKRGDLHARRQALAFLLDEDVVTNLFEKIGPKMEARDGGYTRIIQKGPRRGDSAPMVILELVSD; encoded by the coding sequence ATGCCATACCAGAAACTGAGTCGTAAAAGTGGACCCCGACGAGCGCTGCTGCGTGGTCTGGTTACATCTTTTCTACGATCCGGCAGAATAGAAACCACTGCTGCCAAAGCTAACGCAATCCGCCCGCTGGCCGAGAAAATGATTACACTTGGCAAAAGAGGCGATCTGCATGCACGCCGACAGGCATTGGCCTTTTTACTGGATGAAGATGTTGTAACAAACCTTTTTGAAAAAATCGGGCCTAAAATGGAAGCTCGTGACGGGGGTTACACACGTATAATCCAGAAAGGACCGAGACGTGGGGACAGTGCTCCGATGGTCATCCTGGAGCTTGTATCCGACTGA
- a CDS encoding energy-coupling factor transporter ATPase, with product MAGLKDIFIEAKAVSYNYPGEETESSPALSGIDMVIKKGEYVALIGPNGSGKTTLMKLFNALLIPSSGEVLVEGISTADEEMLPEIRRRCGMIFQNPDNQLVATTVEEDIAFGPENLALPTEEIRERVYSAASQLGLDRVLKQPPHMLSGGEKQRVAIAGVLAMQPGCILMDEPTAMLDAAGRREVLKTVAALNRDHGIAIVHVTHFPTEAALADRIVLLDHGSIVTQGSPQEVLTDLSLLHNLGLRGTTAVELAAALRRDGLQLKPMLLHNRELIESLCSLERKI from the coding sequence ATGGCCGGTCTAAAAGATATTTTTATTGAAGCGAAAGCAGTATCTTATAATTATCCAGGAGAAGAGACAGAATCTTCGCCTGCACTTTCCGGAATTGATATGGTTATTAAAAAGGGCGAATATGTCGCCCTGATTGGTCCCAATGGTTCCGGAAAAACTACTTTAATGAAACTTTTTAATGCCCTCCTGATTCCCTCCTCCGGTGAGGTCTTGGTTGAGGGCATTTCTACAGCTGATGAAGAAATGTTGCCTGAGATAAGGCGCAGGTGCGGGATGATTTTTCAAAACCCAGATAATCAGCTTGTTGCTACTACTGTTGAGGAAGATATTGCTTTTGGCCCGGAAAACCTGGCTTTGCCAACCGAAGAGATCAGGGAGAGGGTATATTCTGCTGCGAGCCAACTGGGTCTTGACAGAGTTCTGAAGCAACCGCCGCATATGCTATCAGGCGGAGAAAAACAGCGGGTTGCAATTGCCGGGGTTCTGGCCATGCAGCCGGGGTGTATCTTGATGGATGAGCCGACTGCGATGCTTGATGCCGCCGGGCGGCGAGAAGTTCTAAAGACTGTTGCAGCGTTAAACAGAGATCACGGTATTGCCATTGTCCATGTTACCCATTTTCCTACCGAAGCAGCCCTGGCTGACCGGATAGTCCTTCTTGATCATGGTTCAATTGTAACTCAGGGTTCTCCACAAGAGGTTCTAACAGATCTTTCTCTGCTCCATAATTTAGGTCTGAGAGGAACTACAGCAGTGGAACTTGCAGCAGCGCTTCGCCGGGATGGTTTACAACTCAAACCCATGCTGCTTCATAACCGGGAGTTGATTGAAAGTTTATGTTCATTGGAACGAAAAATTTAA
- a CDS encoding energy-coupling factor transporter ATPase has protein sequence MFIGTKNLSHTYMPGSPFATEALRDISFSLGKGCFTLLIGPSGSGKSTLIQHLNGLLKPTSGQVYFEDKAIGADKHELLLLRRRIGLVFQMPEDQFFSETVFDEVAFAPRNLGLPEGDVRNRVVEALEKVGLDAEEYMDHHPFQLSAGQKRLVAVAAVLSLQPEVLVLDEPTAGLDAAGQNNLFRLLEKLNHESGLTVIISTHHLDEAAALADTVLVLHNGKLVMSGSRNEVFSKREELFDLGLELPALSELMNELAKEGLPVKTAVYTLDDARNEINKVFRWHSK, from the coding sequence ATGTTCATTGGAACGAAAAATTTAAGCCATACATACATGCCCGGTTCTCCCTTTGCCACCGAGGCGCTTCGCGATATTTCTTTCAGCCTGGGGAAGGGTTGTTTTACTTTGCTAATCGGTCCATCCGGTTCAGGCAAATCAACCCTGATCCAGCACTTAAACGGACTTCTCAAACCCACCTCCGGACAAGTTTATTTTGAGGATAAAGCAATCGGTGCAGATAAACATGAATTACTTCTGCTGAGACGGCGAATAGGTCTTGTATTTCAGATGCCCGAAGATCAATTTTTTTCTGAGACTGTTTTTGATGAAGTAGCCTTTGCCCCGCGCAACCTCGGACTACCTGAAGGGGATGTCAGAAACAGAGTAGTGGAGGCACTGGAAAAAGTTGGACTGGATGCTGAGGAGTACATGGACCATCACCCTTTTCAACTGAGTGCCGGGCAAAAGCGTCTTGTTGCTGTAGCAGCTGTATTATCTCTTCAACCAGAGGTACTGGTTCTGGATGAACCGACTGCAGGGCTGGATGCGGCAGGACAAAATAATTTATTTCGGCTTCTTGAAAAACTTAACCATGAAAGCGGCCTGACTGTAATTATCTCCACCCATCATCTTGATGAAGCTGCCGCGCTGGCTGATACAGTTCTGGTTCTTCATAACGGCAAACTTGTCATGTCAGGAAGCAGAAACGAAGTATTTTCAAAAAGAGAAGAACTATTTGATTTAGGATTGGAGTTGCCTGCTCTTTCAGAACTGATGAATGAACTTGCTAAAGAAGGTTTGCCGGTTAAAACAGCAGTATACACATTGGACGATGCAAGGAATGAAATAAATAAGGTTTTTAGGTGGCATAGCAAATGA
- a CDS encoding energy-coupling factor transporter transmembrane protein EcfT translates to MSRSITLGQYLPGESFIHLLNPRLKIITLLAMLVLLFTMQTMTGLLILLIFALLLFAISKIPFRYFLRSLRPIMMIALFALIIYFFFTKGGVVLLRIGSVTVESDGVTQGIFIITRLFTLILFSLLVTLTTTPLSLTYGMGYFLKPFNRLGLPTEEVAMIMAVALRFIPTLMEESQRLMRAQLSRGADFETGSIFRKAKSMVPLIVPLFISAFRRADELALAMEARGYRIGAKRTRLQRDLITFRDWAALISVLVLLMIALVYNF, encoded by the coding sequence ATGAGCCGTAGTATTACTCTTGGTCAGTACCTGCCGGGTGAGAGCTTCATTCACCTTTTAAACCCGCGATTGAAAATAATCACTTTACTCGCAATGTTGGTTTTGCTTTTCACCATGCAGACGATGACAGGTTTGTTAATCCTGCTAATATTTGCCCTGCTGCTTTTTGCAATTTCAAAGATACCTTTCCGTTACTTTTTGCGCAGCTTAAGACCGATCATGATGATTGCTCTTTTTGCGCTGATTATTTATTTTTTCTTTACCAAGGGTGGAGTGGTACTATTAAGAATCGGATCGGTTACAGTTGAATCGGATGGAGTAACCCAGGGGATCTTCATAATAACACGCCTCTTTACCCTCATTCTCTTTTCCCTGCTTGTAACGCTGACGACAACCCCACTATCTTTGACGTATGGCATGGGATATTTTTTAAAACCCTTTAATCGCCTCGGTTTACCAACAGAGGAAGTGGCCATGATCATGGCCGTTGCTTTACGGTTTATCCCTACTCTGATGGAAGAAAGCCAGCGATTGATGCGTGCCCAGCTGTCCAGAGGAGCAGATTTTGAAACTGGCTCTATATTCAGGAAAGCAAAAAGCATGGTTCCCCTGATAGTTCCGCTATTTATCAGCGCTTTCAGGAGAGCAGATGAACTTGCCCTGGCCATGGAAGCCCGCGGTTATAGAATAGGAGCTAAAAGAACTAGATTGCAAAGAGACTTAATAACTTTCAGAGACTGGGCAGCATTAATATCTGTTTTGGTTTTACTGATGATTGCCCTTGTCTATAATTTTTAA
- a CDS encoding uroporphyrinogen decarboxylase family protein — protein MLTSRQRVERVLNHQEADRVPLDLGTTFFTAYHLEVAKEVNKQLGVEQDDYQFVSFSAQTVKAHPVVLDKLKIDTYGINSKPAGNFRFELNRTDNSYIDEWNIHYRKAEHSYQYDFIKHPLDNAGIADLDLYPWPDPLDQGRFKGFREEVKSLYENTDYALILNTPVGSQIMGMIGWLTGYEKLYTDIAVNHDFIRAISEKLLLWHEEWIRKALELVGEYLTCIAIADDLGIQSGPMINPAIYRKLIKPFHQKLFSFVKSRTDAKILFHSCGSVYEFLPDLIEMGVDIINPIQYSAKDMSCINLKKNFGDRICFWGGGCDAQGILPFGSVSQVREEVERVINILKPGGGYVYAPIHAVLPGVSAEKVLTMYQTALEHGGY, from the coding sequence ATGTTAACATCCAGACAAAGGGTTGAAAGAGTTTTGAATCATCAGGAAGCGGACAGGGTTCCCCTTGACCTGGGAACAACATTTTTTACAGCATACCATCTGGAAGTAGCCAAAGAAGTTAATAAACAACTGGGTGTTGAGCAGGATGACTATCAATTTGTTTCATTCAGTGCCCAAACGGTTAAAGCTCATCCGGTTGTACTTGACAAGCTGAAGATAGATACTTATGGCATAAATTCAAAACCTGCCGGAAATTTCCGGTTTGAATTAAACAGGACAGATAATTCATATATCGATGAGTGGAACATCCACTACAGAAAAGCAGAGCACTCATATCAGTACGATTTCATCAAACACCCTCTCGACAATGCGGGAATAGCTGATCTTGATCTTTATCCATGGCCTGACCCTCTGGATCAAGGCAGGTTTAAAGGATTTCGAGAAGAAGTTAAATCTTTATATGAAAATACTGATTACGCTCTAATTCTTAATACCCCGGTTGGTTCACAAATAATGGGCATGATCGGTTGGCTGACCGGCTATGAAAAACTATATACCGATATTGCAGTTAATCATGATTTTATTCGGGCTATATCGGAAAAATTGCTTCTCTGGCATGAGGAATGGATTCGTAAAGCTCTGGAGTTGGTTGGTGAGTATCTCACCTGTATAGCTATCGCAGATGACCTCGGTATCCAAAGCGGGCCGATGATCAATCCGGCAATTTACAGGAAACTGATCAAACCTTTTCATCAAAAGCTTTTTTCATTTGTAAAATCGAGGACCGATGCTAAAATTTTGTTTCATAGCTGCGGTTCGGTGTATGAATTCCTACCAGATCTGATTGAAATGGGCGTTGATATAATTAACCCTATCCAGTACTCGGCAAAAGACATGAGCTGCATTAATCTGAAAAAAAATTTTGGTGATAGAATTTGCTTTTGGGGTGGTGGATGTGATGCGCAGGGTATATTGCCCTTTGGCTCTGTATCGCAGGTCCGGGAAGAAGTGGAAAGGGTAATTAATATCCTAAAACCTGGTGGAGGGTATGTATATGCCCCTATACATGCTGTTTTACCCGGAGTGTCTGCCGAAAAGGTATTAACCATGTATCAGACTGCCCTGGAACATGGTGGTTATTAA
- the truA gene encoding tRNA pseudouridine(38-40) synthase TruA — translation MSNLLLTISYDGTAYSGFQIQPNAPTVQQSIEQALEIIYKQPVRINGAGRTDAGVHARGQRASFTAPFPIAINKIPYALNSLLPEDIVIIDTREVPEDFHARFNASRKTYSYTLDRALFPQVMLRLYSWHLPDALDLNLMGETAKLLEGTHDFKAFQAVGSLVEDTFRTLYRVEINIIPEKDLLVIHYEGSGFLYRMARLITGTLVQVAQKRLPGSVVSEALLTGNPALIGPTAPARGLCLEWISYDGLVEEV, via the coding sequence ATGAGTAATCTATTGTTGACAATCAGTTATGATGGGACCGCTTACAGTGGTTTTCAGATCCAGCCTAATGCACCTACCGTTCAACAAAGCATTGAACAGGCGCTGGAAATTATCTATAAACAGCCGGTGAGGATAAATGGCGCCGGGAGGACAGATGCGGGGGTGCATGCACGGGGACAGAGAGCCAGTTTTACAGCCCCCTTTCCGATCGCCATCAATAAAATACCCTATGCGCTGAACTCACTTTTACCGGAAGATATTGTGATTATTGACACCCGTGAAGTTCCTGAAGATTTTCATGCCCGGTTCAATGCCAGTCGGAAAACTTACAGCTACACCTTGGATCGCGCATTATTCCCCCAGGTAATGCTCAGACTCTATAGCTGGCATCTTCCTGACGCTCTGGATCTTAACCTGATGGGCGAAACGGCTAAGCTTCTTGAAGGAACCCATGATTTTAAAGCTTTCCAGGCGGTGGGGAGCCTGGTTGAAGATACTTTTCGGACTCTCTACAGGGTTGAAATAAATATTATCCCCGAAAAAGATCTATTGGTAATCCACTATGAAGGAAGTGGATTTCTTTACCGCATGGCCAGACTCATAACCGGGACTCTCGTCCAGGTGGCCCAAAAAAGGCTGCCAGGCTCAGTTGTCAGTGAAGCCCTTCTGACAGGTAATCCTGCATTAATCGGGCCTACCGCTCCGGCACGTGGTTTATGCCTGGAATGGATATCTTATGATGGGCTTGTTGAAGAGGTGTGA
- a CDS encoding 5'-deoxyadenosine deaminase, producing the protein MTSLLFKNAQIVTMDSSRNVIFGNLLIENDQIKAIGDRTFFADKEIDLNGKIIIPGLIQTHVHLAQTLFRGQADDLALLDWLSKKIWPMEAAHDAYTLYYSALLGICELFRNGTTSIVDMATVHYTDSVFQAMTETGIRAIGGKCMMDTGNDVPPRMMESTGKSIQDSVDLLEKWHGSSNNRIQYAFNPRFVLSCSKEMLLEIRDLSEKNQVLIHSHAAENEDETKAVKQSFGKGNIHYLADLGLTGERLILAHCIWVDDEELEILKESGTKVVHCPSSNLKLGSGIARITTMQEMGISISLGADGAPCNNNMDPFMEMRLAALLQKPFFGPTAMPAEKAFEMVTLGGAKAMGLETQIGSIEPGKKADLAILDLDRAHSIPATGSNIYNRLVYEAQSSDVVLTMVDGRIVFENGTVQTIDEKEVYRGSERLIRKILTRLGAI; encoded by the coding sequence ATGACTTCTTTGCTTTTCAAAAATGCTCAAATTGTTACCATGGATTCATCCAGAAACGTGATTTTTGGTAATTTACTGATTGAAAACGACCAGATAAAAGCAATCGGAGACAGAACTTTTTTTGCCGACAAAGAGATCGATCTGAATGGCAAGATAATTATTCCCGGGCTTATCCAGACTCATGTCCATCTGGCCCAGACACTTTTCAGGGGGCAGGCCGATGACCTTGCCTTACTGGACTGGCTGAGTAAAAAGATTTGGCCGATGGAAGCAGCACACGACGCATATACCTTGTATTACTCAGCGCTATTGGGAATCTGTGAACTTTTTCGAAACGGTACAACATCTATTGTAGATATGGCCACTGTCCATTATACTGACTCTGTTTTTCAGGCGATGACCGAAACAGGGATCCGGGCTATAGGTGGTAAATGCATGATGGATACCGGAAACGATGTTCCACCACGTATGATGGAAAGTACCGGAAAATCAATTCAGGATAGTGTCGATCTGCTTGAAAAATGGCATGGTAGTTCCAATAACCGTATTCAATATGCATTTAACCCAAGGTTTGTGCTTTCCTGCAGCAAGGAAATGCTCCTTGAGATCAGAGATCTTTCTGAAAAAAATCAAGTCCTTATACACAGCCATGCTGCGGAGAATGAAGATGAAACTAAGGCAGTTAAACAATCATTCGGAAAAGGCAACATTCATTATCTTGCCGATCTAGGTTTGACCGGAGAAAGGTTAATCCTGGCCCACTGTATCTGGGTCGATGATGAAGAACTGGAGATCTTGAAAGAAAGTGGTACGAAAGTAGTCCACTGCCCATCATCAAATCTGAAACTGGGTTCCGGAATTGCCCGGATAACTACAATGCAGGAGATGGGAATAAGCATTTCACTGGGGGCTGACGGTGCACCCTGTAATAATAATATGGATCCCTTTATGGAGATGCGCCTGGCAGCCCTGCTGCAAAAACCATTCTTTGGCCCTACAGCTATGCCTGCAGAGAAAGCATTTGAGATGGTCACCCTTGGTGGGGCTAAAGCAATGGGCCTTGAAACTCAAATTGGTTCAATCGAACCAGGCAAAAAAGCCGATCTGGCCATTTTGGATCTGGATCGTGCTCACAGCATACCGGCAACGGGAAGTAACATCTACAACAGGCTTGTTTATGAAGCTCAATCTTCAGATGTAGTGCTGACAATGGTTGACGGAAGGATCGTTTTTGAAAACGGT